One Lysobacter enzymogenes DNA segment encodes these proteins:
- a CDS encoding DUF6053 domain-containing protein — MCRIAAIWAESIGPEGPPTTAGCGRRRPVPAPELRPQAPAAPARAASSARAAAASPA; from the coding sequence TTGTGTCGGATCGCCGCGATCTGGGCGGAAAGCATCGGGCCTGAAGGCCCTCCCACAACAGCCGGCTGCGGCAGGCGGCGTCCCGTGCCCGCGCCCGAACTCAGGCCTCAGGCACCCGCGGCACCGGCGCGGGCGGCGTCATCGGCGCGAGCGGCGGCGGCAAGCCCGGCTTGA
- a CDS encoding DUF6053 domain-containing protein, protein MGGPSGPMLSAQIAAIRHKSIGPEGPPTRAMRRSASPRHP, encoded by the coding sequence GTGGGAGGGCCTTCAGGCCCGATGCTTTCCGCCCAGATCGCGGCGATCCGACACAAAAGCATCGGGCCTGAAGGCCCTCCCACAAGAGCGATGCGACGCTCCGCTTCGCCGCGGCATCCATGA
- a CDS encoding efflux RND transporter periplasmic adaptor subunit has protein sequence MSAAQPSTPRPASSLRPRKSPWPKRAAIVVAVLVLAGAGWHFYSQRSAEEAAGAYRTAKIERGDIRVTISATGALSAISTVDVGSQISGQVIDVLADYNDHVTKGQVIARIDPSTYEAQINQGNAQVANARASLATAQATLRNAELDYQRKSSLVKDQLIARSDADLARAALDQARAQLNGAQAQIEQQLASTQTSRLNLQRTVIRAPVDGVVLTRSIEPGQTVAASLQAPVLFQIAEDLSKMEIVLAIDEADIGQVKPGQAVNFTVDSFPDRKFRGAVQQVRLSATNTSNVITYPVVVAVDNADGVLLPGMTANAEIEVSHRDDVLRVGNAALRYKPDDDAAAAPGAPAGGAGGQRGGLGGDLPRVAEQLKLDANQRAAFDAALEQMKQRMAARAGGAAAGGASGGPPAGGAPNIIMGGRGPGGGGGNNNRNRAAGAVSGAARQRMLERFNQQFGAFRALLSDEQKQKWDSEVGALVSARRAPLYKLVGGKPEAVTVRVGASDGSWTEVSGNIKEGDEVVVGTGRGAK, from the coding sequence ATGAGCGCAGCCCAGCCGTCCACGCCCCGCCCCGCGTCTTCCCTGCGCCCGCGCAAGTCGCCCTGGCCCAAGCGCGCCGCCATCGTCGTGGCGGTGCTGGTCCTGGCCGGAGCCGGCTGGCATTTCTACAGCCAGCGCAGCGCCGAGGAAGCGGCCGGCGCGTACCGCACCGCCAAGATCGAGCGCGGCGACATCCGCGTGACCATCTCCGCCACCGGCGCGCTGTCGGCGATCTCCACCGTGGACGTCGGCAGCCAGATCTCGGGCCAGGTGATCGATGTGCTGGCCGACTACAACGATCACGTCACCAAGGGCCAGGTGATCGCGCGCATCGATCCGAGCACCTACGAGGCGCAGATCAACCAGGGCAACGCCCAGGTCGCCAACGCCCGCGCCTCGCTCGCCACCGCGCAGGCGACGCTGCGCAACGCCGAACTCGATTACCAGCGCAAGTCCTCGCTGGTGAAGGACCAGCTGATCGCGCGCAGCGACGCCGACCTGGCCCGCGCCGCGCTCGACCAGGCCCGCGCCCAGCTCAACGGCGCGCAGGCGCAGATCGAGCAGCAGCTGGCTTCGACCCAGACCTCGCGCCTGAACCTGCAGCGCACGGTGATCCGCGCGCCGGTCGACGGCGTGGTGCTGACCCGCAGCATCGAGCCCGGCCAGACCGTGGCCGCGAGCCTGCAGGCGCCGGTGCTGTTCCAGATCGCCGAAGACCTGTCGAAGATGGAGATCGTGCTGGCGATCGACGAGGCCGACATCGGCCAGGTCAAGCCGGGCCAGGCGGTCAACTTCACCGTCGATTCTTTCCCCGACCGCAAGTTCCGCGGCGCCGTGCAGCAGGTGCGGCTGTCGGCGACCAACACCAGCAACGTGATCACCTATCCGGTAGTGGTCGCGGTCGACAACGCCGACGGCGTGTTGCTGCCGGGCATGACCGCCAACGCCGAGATCGAGGTCAGCCACCGCGACGACGTGCTGCGGGTCGGCAACGCCGCGCTGCGCTACAAGCCCGACGACGATGCCGCGGCCGCGCCCGGCGCGCCCGCCGGCGGCGCCGGCGGACAGCGCGGCGGCCTGGGCGGCGACCTGCCGCGCGTGGCCGAACAGCTCAAGCTCGACGCCAACCAGCGCGCCGCCTTCGACGCCGCGCTGGAGCAGATGAAGCAGCGCATGGCCGCGCGCGCCGGCGGCGCGGCCGCGGGCGGCGCCAGCGGCGGCCCGCCGGCGGGCGGCGCGCCCAACATCATCATGGGCGGGCGCGGACCGGGCGGTGGCGGCGGCAACAACAACCGCAACCGCGCCGCCGGAGCGGTCTCCGGCGCCGCGCGCCAGCGCATGCTGGAGCGCTTCAACCAGCAGTTCGGCGCGTTCCGCGCGCTGCTCAGCGACGAACAGAAGCAGAAGTGGGACAGCGAAGTCGGCGCCCTGGTCAGCGCGCGCCGCGCGCCGCTGTACAAGCTGGTCGGCGGCAAGCCCGAGGCGGTGACGGTGCGGGTCGGCGCCAGCGACGGCAGCTGGACCGAGGTCTCGGGCAACATCAAGGAAGGCGACGAGGTCGTCGTCGGCACCGGACGCGGCGCGAAATGA
- a CDS encoding ABC transporter ATP-binding protein, with the protein MSAVAATPAAAVIETRALGKVYSPGSEAEVIALHGVDLRIARGEFVAIMGPSGSGKSTLMNLIGCLDTPTSGVYLCDGVDVATLDKEERAILRRDKIGFVFQGFNLLPRMNALENVAMPMGYANVRHDERAQRAQEALEAVGLGQRAGHRPSELSGGQQQRVAIARALINRPPILLADEPTGALDTRTGEEILALFKSLQARDHTVVLITHDPDVAAHADRIFVMRDGELHEQEREPEQQQKRDLER; encoded by the coding sequence ATGAGCGCCGTGGCCGCCACGCCGGCCGCCGCGGTCATCGAGACGCGCGCGCTGGGCAAGGTCTATTCGCCCGGCAGCGAGGCCGAAGTGATCGCGCTGCACGGCGTCGACCTGCGCATCGCGCGCGGCGAGTTCGTCGCGATCATGGGCCCGTCGGGCTCGGGCAAGTCGACTTTGATGAACCTGATCGGCTGCCTCGACACGCCCACCAGCGGCGTCTACCTGTGCGACGGCGTCGATGTCGCCACGCTCGACAAGGAAGAGCGCGCGATCCTGCGCCGCGACAAGATCGGCTTCGTGTTCCAGGGCTTCAACCTGCTGCCGCGCATGAACGCGCTGGAGAACGTGGCGATGCCGATGGGCTACGCCAACGTGCGCCACGACGAACGCGCGCAGCGCGCGCAAGAAGCGCTGGAAGCGGTCGGCCTGGGCCAGCGCGCCGGGCATCGACCGAGCGAGCTGTCCGGCGGCCAGCAGCAGCGCGTGGCGATCGCGCGCGCGCTGATCAACCGCCCGCCGATCCTGCTCGCCGACGAACCCACCGGCGCGCTCGACACCCGCACCGGCGAGGAGATCCTGGCGCTGTTCAAGAGCCTGCAGGCGCGCGACCACACCGTGGTGCTGATCACCCACGATCCCGACGTGGCCGCGCACGCCGACCGCATCTTCGTGATGCGCGACGGCGAACTGCACGAGCAGGAGCGGGAGCCGGAGCAACAGCAAAAGCGAGACCTGGAGCGATGA